A stretch of the Panicum virgatum strain AP13 chromosome 9N, P.virgatum_v5, whole genome shotgun sequence genome encodes the following:
- the LOC120693396 gene encoding uncharacterized protein LOC120693396: MDEELAMAMAAASSECSSGCQSGWTTYLDDHSSSYSCGTARFHGKARQPSYCDYSEEDDLSMISDASSGPRQQSSAGNDVEGGGGAAAAAAHANAERRGRREAAAADRRQSKRAAAASLLEDTASSPAFFGYSKAMGSGEAAGYGVADAQMMEIGNAEDFSYAFSTTTGFKSPLNGAAFGGYMQMQYSPPAPAKPMPTRGQVCSDAPEKKRW; this comes from the exons atggACGAGGAgctggcgatggcgatggcggcggcgagctccgagtGCAGCAGCGGCTGCCAGTCCGGCTGGACCACGTACCTCGACGACCACTCCTCCTCCTACTCCTGCGGCACCGCGCGGTTCCACGGCAAGGCGCGGCAGCCGTCCTACTGCGACTACTCGGAGGAGGACGATCTGTCCATGATCTCCGACGCCTCCTCCGGCCCGCGCCAGCAGAGCTCCGCCGGCAACGACGTCgaaggcggtggcggggccgccgccgccgcggcgcacgccaatgcggagaggagagggaggcgggaggcggccgccgcggacagGCGGCAGAGCaagagggccgccgccgcgtccctgcTCGAGGACACGGCCAGCTCGCCGGCCTTCTTCGGCTACTCCAAG GCGATGGGCTCGGGAGAGGCCGCTGGCTATGGCGTCGCGGACGCCCAGATGATGGAGATCGGCAATGCGGAAGACTTCTCCTACGCCTTCTCCACCACGACGGGCTTCAAG TCTCCCTTAAATGGAGCTGCTTTCGGCGGCTACATGCAAATGCAGTACTCCCCCCCGGCTCCTGCCAAGCCGATGCCGACGAGAGGACAA GTGTGCAGTGACGCGCCGGAGAAGAAGAGGTGGTGA